In Litorilinea aerophila, the following proteins share a genomic window:
- the gndA gene encoding NADP-dependent phosphogluconate dehydrogenase: MPQANIGLIGLAVMGQNLVLNMERNGYTVAVYNRTTSTMEKFVAEHPGKKLVPATTLEELVQSLERPRKILIMVKAGPAVDAVIQGLVPLLEPGDLIMDGGNSFYRDTERRSKELAAQNLNFMGVGISGGEEGALWGPSIMPGGPRETWEMVRDLLEAIAAKAPEDGKPCVAYLGPRGAGHYVKMVHNGIEYGDMQLIAEAYDILQRALGLEAAELAEIFDQWNQGELDSFLIEITAKIFRRIDEETGRPLVDLVLDKAAQKGTGKWTSQDAFDIGAPIPTINSAVVARIISSLKEERVAASKVLPGPAQTRYEGDKQALIDAVRQALYASKISAYAQGMALLRMASAEYDYGLNLAEIAAIWRAGCIIRARFLNRITQAFNRKPDLANLLLDEELGKAVAESLPAWRHVVQTAVGLGIPVPAFSASLAYYDSYRSERLPANLIQAQRDFFGAHTYERVDREGIFHSNWEPA, encoded by the coding sequence ATGCCCCAAGCCAATATCGGACTCATCGGCCTGGCCGTGATGGGCCAGAACCTGGTGCTGAACATGGAGCGCAACGGCTATACCGTAGCCGTCTACAACCGGACCACCTCGACCATGGAAAAGTTTGTGGCCGAGCATCCGGGCAAGAAGCTGGTGCCGGCGACCACCCTGGAAGAGCTGGTCCAGAGCCTGGAACGCCCCCGCAAGATCCTGATCATGGTCAAGGCCGGGCCGGCGGTGGATGCCGTCATCCAGGGGTTGGTGCCCCTGTTGGAGCCGGGCGACCTGATCATGGACGGCGGCAACAGCTTCTACCGGGATACGGAGCGCCGCAGCAAAGAGCTGGCCGCCCAGAACCTGAACTTCATGGGGGTGGGCATCAGCGGCGGCGAGGAAGGTGCCCTCTGGGGGCCCAGCATCATGCCCGGCGGCCCCCGGGAAACGTGGGAGATGGTGCGGGATCTGCTGGAGGCCATCGCCGCCAAGGCCCCCGAGGACGGCAAACCCTGCGTGGCCTACCTGGGGCCCCGGGGTGCGGGCCACTACGTTAAGATGGTCCACAACGGCATTGAGTATGGCGACATGCAGCTCATCGCCGAGGCCTACGACATTCTCCAACGGGCCCTGGGCCTTGAGGCTGCCGAGTTGGCTGAGATCTTCGACCAGTGGAACCAGGGCGAGCTGGACAGCTTCCTGATCGAGATCACGGCCAAGATCTTCCGACGCATCGACGAGGAGACGGGCCGCCCCCTGGTGGATCTGGTGTTGGACAAGGCCGCCCAGAAGGGCACCGGCAAGTGGACCAGCCAGGATGCCTTCGACATCGGCGCACCCATTCCCACCATCAACAGCGCGGTGGTGGCCCGGATCATCTCCAGCCTGAAGGAGGAACGGGTGGCTGCCTCCAAGGTGTTGCCCGGCCCGGCCCAAACCCGCTACGAAGGCGACAAGCAGGCGCTGATCGACGCCGTGCGCCAGGCCCTCTACGCCAGCAAGATCAGCGCCTACGCCCAGGGTATGGCCCTGCTGCGCATGGCCAGCGCCGAGTACGACTATGGCCTCAACCTGGCCGAAATCGCCGCCATTTGGCGGGCCGGCTGCATCATCCGGGCCCGCTTTCTCAACCGCATCACCCAGGCCTTCAACCGCAAGCCGGATCTGGCCAACCTGTTGCTGGACGAAGAGCTGGGCAAGGCCGTGGCCGAAAGCCTGCCCGCCTGGCGGCACGTGGTCCAGACCGCGGTGGGCCTGGGGATTCCGGTGCCGGCCTTCAGTGCCAGCCTGGCCTACTACGACAGCTATCGCAGCGAACGGCTGCCTGCCAACCTGATCCAGGCCCAGCGGGACTTCTTCGGCGCCCACACTTACGAACGGGTGGATCGGGAAGGCATCTTCCATTCCAACTGGGAACCTGCATGA
- a CDS encoding TlpA family protein disulfide reductase, with the protein MSHRFNSWTLVFFLVLVLGTGWLWASQVPANALPQARPAEPAVGHPAPPLVLPTLDGSTFDLERLRGTPVVLNFWATWCGPCQRELPALQAAAERYEGLVVFAGVDQGEEPEVVRPYVEQMGLTFVIPMDRDHEAAHRYNVMGLPTTFFIDQYGVIRHIWTGEMNSIILAEAVAQILP; encoded by the coding sequence ATGAGCCATCGGTTCAATTCCTGGACCCTTGTTTTTTTCCTGGTGTTGGTGTTGGGGACCGGCTGGCTTTGGGCCAGCCAGGTCCCCGCCAATGCCTTGCCCCAGGCCCGGCCAGCGGAACCCGCTGTGGGACATCCCGCGCCGCCGCTGGTCCTGCCCACCCTGGATGGCTCCACCTTCGACCTGGAGCGCCTGCGGGGAACGCCTGTGGTCCTGAACTTCTGGGCCACCTGGTGTGGGCCATGCCAGCGGGAACTGCCCGCGCTTCAGGCCGCGGCGGAACGCTATGAAGGCCTGGTGGTCTTTGCCGGCGTAGACCAGGGCGAAGAGCCCGAAGTCGTTCGCCCGTATGTGGAACAGATGGGCCTGACCTTTGTCATCCCCATGGACAGGGATCACGAGGCGGCCCACCGCTACAACGTGATGGGCCTGCCTACCACCTTCTTCATCGATCAATACGGGGTGATCCGCCACATCTGGACCGGAGAGATGAACAGCATCATCCTGGCCGAGGCCGTCGCCCAGATTTTGCCCTGA